The following are encoded in a window of Solibacillus sp. FSL R7-0668 genomic DNA:
- a CDS encoding YveK family protein: protein MEESISLQEMAKIIRKRLLLIIILMVISVGISVCISFFVLTPIYKAQTQILVNQKSISEEAYIWQTTEADLRLINTYNVIITSPVILTPVIEQLGLNITPDQLMKKISVSNELESKVVNISVLDPDPSKAVDISNTVAEVFEKRIPNLMSVDNISILSAAKISDDPSPVKPNKILNVGIAVFIGLGLGVGLAILLELLDTTVNSERDIEEMKGLPVIGVVGFIADEKEKKTSFISRRARRNINV from the coding sequence TTGGAAGAATCAATCAGTTTACAAGAAATGGCGAAAATAATAAGGAAAAGATTATTACTAATTATTATCCTAATGGTTATCAGTGTTGGAATTTCCGTATGTATTAGTTTTTTTGTATTAACTCCGATCTATAAGGCTCAAACACAAATATTAGTAAATCAAAAAAGTATATCTGAGGAAGCATATATATGGCAAACAACAGAGGCTGATTTACGATTAATTAATACGTATAATGTTATTATTACAAGTCCGGTCATTTTAACTCCCGTTATAGAACAACTTGGGTTAAATATTACTCCGGATCAATTAATGAAAAAAATCTCAGTTTCAAATGAACTTGAATCGAAAGTTGTAAATATCAGCGTGTTGGATCCCGATCCATCCAAGGCTGTGGACATTTCAAATACAGTGGCAGAAGTGTTTGAAAAGCGAATTCCGAATCTCATGAGTGTTGATAATATTTCGATTTTATCAGCCGCGAAAATAAGTGATGATCCAAGTCCGGTAAAACCGAATAAAATATTGAATGTCGGGATTGCGGTATTTATTGGTCTCGGGTTAGGTGTGGGGTTAGCAATTCTACTGGAACTTTTAGATACAACGGTCAATAGCGAGAGAGATATTGAAGAAATGAAAGGTTTACCCGTCATCGGCGTAGTGGGCTTTATAGCCGATGAAAAGGAAAAAAAAACTTCCTTTATTTCACGTAGAGCGAGGAGGAACATAAATGTTTAA
- a CDS encoding WbqC family protein codes for MKVALMQPYFFPYIGYFQLIHAVDEFIIFDNAQYIRRGWINRNRILNAQKETVYINIPVHKAPRETKIKDIVIANGNWKETIFHQLNYYRKAPHYDFVMVFLEDCLTSHNSNLSELNISLIKKVCNLLEIDTKITVLSNKFPMLSDINAADEWGIEVSKALNATTYINAIGGMEFYDSQKYKANGLDIQFVKTELKPYQQFQDVFVPGLSIIDVLMFNQPDEIREMLEIHELIK; via the coding sequence ATGAAAGTAGCCTTAATGCAACCTTATTTCTTTCCCTATATTGGTTATTTTCAACTAATACATGCGGTAGATGAATTTATTATTTTTGATAATGCTCAGTATATTCGTAGAGGCTGGATCAACCGAAATCGAATATTAAATGCCCAGAAGGAAACCGTTTATATTAATATTCCCGTACACAAAGCTCCAAGAGAAACAAAGATTAAGGATATTGTAATTGCTAATGGCAATTGGAAGGAAACGATATTTCATCAGTTAAATTATTACCGTAAAGCGCCACATTATGATTTTGTAATGGTTTTTTTGGAAGACTGTTTAACTAGTCATAATTCTAACTTAAGTGAATTGAATATAAGTCTAATAAAAAAGGTATGCAATCTACTTGAAATTGATACAAAAATTACGGTTTTATCAAATAAATTCCCAATGCTGAGTGATATAAATGCAGCAGATGAATGGGGAATTGAAGTGTCCAAAGCTTTGAATGCAACAACCTATATTAATGCAATTGGTGGAATGGAATTTTATGATTCGCAGAAATATAAGGCAAATGGTTTAGATATTCAATTTGTTAAAACTGAACTAAAACCGTATCAACAATTTCAGGATGTTTTTGTACCGGGTTTATCGATTATCGATGTGCTGATGTTTAATCAACCAGATGAGATAAGAGAAATGTTAGAGATTCATGAATTAATCAAATAG
- the rfbA gene encoding glucose-1-phosphate thymidylyltransferase RfbA yields MKGILLAGGSGTRLYPLTKSISKQMLPIYDKPMIYYPLSVLMLAGIREVLIISTPRDIDGFKELLGDGSKLGMKFEYAVQENPNGLAEAFIIGESFIGNSTVALVLGDNIFYGSNLSMLLKEAASLTNGSIILGCYVNDPRAYGVVEVDEQQNAISIEEKPEKPKSSYAIPGLYFFDNKVVQFANSVEPSARGELEITSILEKYMHQDELTVKLAGRGLAWLDTGTHESLLEASNFVEAIQKRQGLYIASIEEIAYRKGYINKKELIKLAEPLMKTEYGKYLMDLAQIVDVSFESVI; encoded by the coding sequence ATGAAAGGTATTCTTTTAGCAGGGGGTTCAGGAACTAGACTGTATCCTTTAACTAAATCCATTTCAAAGCAAATGCTACCGATTTATGACAAACCGATGATTTATTATCCGCTATCCGTATTAATGTTAGCGGGTATTAGAGAAGTGTTAATTATTTCTACTCCTCGTGATATTGACGGATTCAAAGAGCTTCTAGGGGATGGTAGTAAGCTAGGTATGAAGTTCGAATATGCTGTTCAGGAAAATCCGAATGGTCTGGCCGAAGCATTTATTATCGGAGAGAGCTTTATAGGTAACTCCACTGTTGCATTAGTTTTAGGAGATAATATATTTTACGGCTCCAACTTATCGATGCTTTTAAAAGAGGCGGCGTCTTTAACGAATGGGAGTATTATTTTAGGCTGCTATGTAAATGATCCTCGCGCTTATGGCGTAGTAGAAGTAGATGAACAGCAAAATGCTATTTCAATAGAAGAAAAGCCTGAAAAACCTAAGTCCTCTTATGCGATTCCGGGTTTATATTTCTTTGATAATAAAGTTGTCCAGTTTGCAAATAGTGTTGAGCCTTCTGCACGAGGTGAGTTAGAAATCACTTCTATATTAGAGAAGTATATGCACCAAGATGAATTGACTGTAAAACTGGCAGGTCGTGGATTAGCTTGGTTGGATACAGGTACGCATGAATCGCTTTTAGAAGCCTCCAATTTTGTTGAGGCTATTCAAAAACGTCAAGGTTTGTATATTGCGAGTATTGAAGAGATTGCCTATCGAAAGGGCTACATTAATAAAAAAGAGCTAATAAAACTCGCTGAACCACTTATGAAAACTGAATATGGCAAATATTTAATGGATCTTGCACAAATTGTCGACGTATCATTTGAATCAGTAATCTAA
- a CDS encoding acetyltransferase: MNKEELLVLVGDGEFAEIAYEYFTYDSPYRVVAFAAEKEYLVKETLYGLPVIPFEEIEQRYPSDQYKVFVAINSTKLNRPRTRLYNEVKNKEYEVVSYISSKAFVWRNVKIGENTFIFENNVLQHHVEVGNNVIMWSGNHIGHRSVIKDNSFITSHVVIGGRCEVGESSFLGINSTINDMIKIGKDCFISSGAVVNKNTKEGYIYSGNPAKSMAITSYRYYEIEVDRIISWKK; encoded by the coding sequence ATGAATAAAGAAGAGTTGCTAGTATTAGTTGGTGATGGAGAATTTGCCGAAATCGCATATGAATATTTTACTTATGACTCTCCATATCGTGTCGTAGCATTTGCGGCTGAAAAAGAGTATCTAGTGAAGGAAACACTGTATGGTTTACCTGTTATACCTTTTGAGGAAATCGAACAAAGGTATCCATCCGATCAATATAAAGTTTTTGTTGCTATTAATAGTACAAAATTAAATAGACCTAGGACTAGATTATATAATGAAGTAAAAAATAAAGAGTATGAGGTTGTTTCATATATTAGCTCAAAAGCATTTGTATGGCGAAATGTAAAGATTGGAGAAAATACGTTTATTTTCGAAAACAATGTCTTACAGCATCATGTTGAAGTAGGGAATAATGTCATTATGTGGAGCGGTAATCATATTGGGCATCGTTCAGTTATTAAAGACAATAGTTTTATAACTTCCCATGTTGTGATAGGGGGGCGATGTGAAGTAGGAGAGAGTAGCTTTCTAGGTATAAACAGTACTATAAATGACATGATTAAAATAGGAAAAGATTGTTTCATTTCTTCTGGAGCAGTAGTAAATAAAAATACAAAAGAAGGATATATTTACTCGGGAAATCCCGCAAAATCTATGGCTATAACGAGTTATAGATATTATGAAATAGAAGTGGACAGGATTATATCTTGGAAGAAATGA
- a CDS encoding DegT/DnrJ/EryC1/StrS family aminotransferase, with amino-acid sequence MDKPIQVTSSSMPTLDEYIEEIKDLWESKWLTNNGAKHARLERELADYLNTPNIALFTNGHLALEYIIEVFQLKGEVITTPFTFASTTHAIVRSGLTPVFADINPTDFTMQTDSLESLITEKTSAILPVHVYGNICDVKEIERIAKKYKLKVIYDAAHAFGVTVNGESVANFGDASMFSFHATKVFNTIEGGALAFKDPNLKQAIEAYKNFGITGPETVEYIGGNAKMNEFQAAMGLCNLRTVDQEIEKRKLVYERYLENLSEVEGIMLPSIPKDVISNFSYFPVLFDSEKISRDEIHQELMKHNIYTRKYFYPLTNQLECYRSKFTPNHTPVAQNIAQRILTLPLYAKLQLDAVDKICTLIKTQFNSSKATDLKESIST; translated from the coding sequence ATGGACAAACCTATTCAAGTAACAAGCTCCTCAATGCCCACTTTAGATGAGTATATTGAGGAAATTAAGGATTTATGGGAAAGTAAATGGCTTACGAATAATGGGGCTAAGCATGCTAGATTAGAGCGAGAGCTTGCTGACTATTTAAATACGCCAAATATTGCCCTATTTACAAATGGCCATTTAGCTTTGGAATATATAATAGAAGTTTTCCAGCTTAAAGGGGAAGTGATTACCACACCATTTACGTTTGCATCCACTACTCACGCCATTGTAAGAAGTGGCTTAACACCCGTTTTTGCTGATATTAATCCGACTGATTTTACAATGCAAACGGATAGTTTAGAGAGTCTTATTACCGAAAAAACATCTGCTATTTTGCCTGTTCATGTGTACGGAAATATATGTGATGTTAAAGAGATTGAGCGGATCGCAAAGAAATACAAGTTGAAAGTAATCTATGATGCAGCCCATGCCTTTGGTGTCACGGTAAATGGAGAAAGTGTTGCCAACTTTGGCGATGCTTCGATGTTCAGTTTTCATGCTACAAAAGTTTTTAATACAATTGAAGGTGGGGCTCTCGCGTTTAAAGATCCCAACCTAAAACAGGCTATAGAAGCATATAAAAACTTTGGTATCACTGGTCCTGAAACGGTAGAATACATTGGTGGCAATGCTAAAATGAATGAATTTCAGGCAGCTATGGGTCTATGTAATCTTAGAACTGTAGATCAAGAAATTGAGAAAAGAAAATTAGTTTATGAAAGATATCTTGAAAATCTGAGCGAAGTTGAGGGCATTATGTTGCCAAGTATCCCTAAAGATGTCATTAGCAATTTTTCTTACTTCCCAGTCCTTTTTGATAGCGAAAAAATCTCAAGAGACGAGATTCATCAAGAATTAATGAAACACAACATTTATACTAGAAAATATTTTTATCCGTTAACCAATCAATTAGAATGCTACCGATCCAAATTTACCCCAAATCACACTCCAGTCGCACAAAATATTGCACAAAGAATTTTAACACTTCCACTTTATGCCAAACTACAGTTAGATGCTGTAGATAAAATTTGTACCTTAATTAAAACACAATTCAATAGTAGCAAAGCAACCGATCTGAAAGAGAGTATTTCTACATGA
- a CDS encoding GNAT family N-acetyltransferase: protein MKNNLYLRAFEYSDLNLLNLIRNDDILFQSTLGNKYYISSEYDKKWIEDKIFNNSNQLYLVICCKGIDEPIGYICVTNIDYINRKAEWGGFVISREFISKGLGTDAGYLLLDHLFGELGMNMVYAYVKEDNKASYRLSEKYGFKKDGLIRDFVFKQNRFHNAYIFSMLKSEYEELQLREQETSIS, encoded by the coding sequence ATGAAAAATAATTTATATTTGAGAGCTTTTGAATATAGTGATTTAAACTTATTAAATTTAATAAGAAATGATGATATTCTATTCCAATCAACTTTAGGTAATAAATATTATATCTCTTCTGAATACGATAAAAAATGGATAGAAGATAAAATATTTAATAATTCCAATCAGCTTTATCTTGTAATTTGTTGCAAAGGTATTGATGAACCAATTGGATATATATGTGTAACTAATATTGATTATATTAATAGAAAGGCTGAATGGGGTGGCTTCGTCATTTCTAGAGAATTTATTAGTAAAGGCTTAGGGACTGATGCTGGTTATTTACTGCTAGATCATTTATTTGGCGAGCTTGGTATGAATATGGTTTATGCATATGTAAAGGAAGATAATAAAGCATCCTATAGACTATCTGAAAAGTATGGCTTTAAAAAGGATGGCTTAATAAGAGACTTTGTTTTTAAGCAGAATCGCTTTCACAATGCCTATATATTTTCTATGTTGAAATCAGAATATGAAGAATTACAGCTACGGGAGCAAGAGACCTCAATTAGCTAG
- a CDS encoding acyl carrier protein: MNLNQFIALCEDILELEEGTLTMDTVLDEIEEWDSLTRMDLVSYCDEKFNTTLPVEIFRDTEIFQDVVDKVKHFLQVTVHE, encoded by the coding sequence GTGAATTTAAATCAATTTATAGCTTTATGTGAAGATATTTTAGAATTAGAAGAAGGTACGCTGACAATGGATACGGTTTTAGATGAAATAGAAGAATGGGACTCATTAACAAGGATGGACTTAGTTTCATATTGTGATGAGAAATTTAACACTACACTTCCTGTAGAAATATTTCGAGATACTGAAATATTTCAAGATGTAGTAGATAAAGTGAAGCACTTTTTACAGGTGACAGTCCATGAATAA
- a CDS encoding CocE/NonD family hydrolase — translation MVFNQKILISLIAFFTLILSACSEEEGQVEFDIVIDDVLIQMNDGVNLATRVYRPDDNNRYPVLLARTTYYSGAFGSKEIGDYRELGIRMARKGYVVAIQDIRGLYGSEGEWRLFKDDASDGHQTVIWLNEQPWSNGKVGVFGTSALGMTANLLATTNPPGLEAAFVQMAPSQFFEEVIAEGGIYRHELATRWMYFINANYSIKMLHQGKIDEDTYSKLLNANKDFPDLFFHTPLNSFPYLSDNPLYTSIFDHYIQDNYYDYYDIPSNFSNIKIPIYHLGGWYDTFLEGTMKNYQGLQQNGGEGAKGNQKLLMGPWTHQDFGKNGINADSTFFYGDEIYLITEMERWFDYWLKDIDTGVMEEDSIKYFTMGENKWRETKVWPVAGAKEEKWYFNSEKSNSATSINDSLLSKEQPRKEVKNQYKYDPKTPIITIGGRNLFGELGQGPFDQRPAEVDSLTYTSEPLTESLEIGGTVKATLFVSSDAIDTDYTVKLTDVSPNGTSYLLSEGALRMRFREGLDREVFMEDGKVYEIEINLHDISHVFKDGHRIRVAVASSNFPRFDRNSNTGNPLGVDSVEDFVIAENAVHIGPDHLSQITLPVIKNQE, via the coding sequence ATGGTATTTAATCAAAAAATTCTTATCTCATTAATTGCTTTTTTTACGTTAATTCTAAGTGCCTGTTCAGAGGAAGAAGGACAAGTGGAGTTTGATATTGTCATTGATGACGTATTGATTCAAATGAATGATGGCGTAAACCTAGCTACCCGTGTATATCGCCCAGATGATAATAACCGTTATCCCGTATTGCTAGCTAGAACTACATATTATAGTGGGGCATTTGGCAGTAAAGAAATAGGAGATTACCGAGAACTAGGAATAAGGATGGCTAGAAAAGGATATGTAGTCGCTATACAAGATATAAGAGGCTTATATGGTTCTGAAGGAGAATGGCGATTGTTTAAGGATGATGCATCTGATGGCCATCAAACGGTCATTTGGCTAAACGAACAACCATGGAGCAATGGAAAGGTAGGTGTCTTTGGAACATCTGCTCTTGGTATGACAGCCAATTTATTAGCTACTACGAACCCTCCAGGATTAGAGGCTGCCTTTGTTCAAATGGCACCTTCGCAATTTTTTGAAGAAGTTATTGCAGAGGGGGGAATTTATAGACATGAGCTTGCTACCAGGTGGATGTATTTTATAAACGCTAATTATTCAATAAAAATGCTACATCAAGGAAAAATTGACGAAGATACCTATTCTAAATTATTAAATGCTAATAAGGATTTTCCGGATTTATTTTTTCATACACCGCTTAATAGTTTTCCTTATTTAAGTGATAATCCGTTGTATACTTCGATTTTTGATCATTATATTCAGGATAATTACTATGATTATTATGATATTCCATCGAACTTTTCAAATATTAAAATCCCTATCTATCATCTTGGAGGTTGGTATGACACCTTTTTAGAAGGGACGATGAAAAACTATCAAGGGCTGCAACAAAATGGAGGAGAGGGAGCGAAAGGGAACCAAAAGCTTCTAATGGGACCTTGGACACATCAAGATTTCGGGAAAAATGGTATTAATGCAGATAGTACTTTTTTTTACGGAGATGAAATTTATTTAATAACCGAGATGGAACGCTGGTTTGATTATTGGCTAAAAGATATCGATACAGGTGTTATGGAAGAAGATTCTATAAAGTATTTTACAATGGGTGAGAATAAATGGAGAGAGACGAAGGTATGGCCGGTTGCAGGTGCAAAAGAAGAAAAATGGTATTTTAATAGTGAAAAAAGCAATAGTGCAACGTCGATAAACGATTCGCTATTGTCGAAAGAACAGCCACGTAAAGAAGTAAAAAATCAATATAAATATGACCCTAAAACCCCAATTATTACGATTGGAGGGAGAAATTTATTCGGTGAGTTGGGGCAAGGGCCATTCGATCAACGACCTGCCGAAGTAGATTCATTAACATATACGTCTGAGCCGTTAACGGAATCACTAGAAATAGGAGGCACAGTTAAAGCGACCTTATTTGTTTCTTCAGATGCCATTGATACCGATTATACTGTGAAATTAACTGATGTTTCACCCAATGGTACTTCCTATTTATTAAGTGAAGGGGCATTACGAATGCGATTCCGTGAAGGGCTAGATAGAGAAGTATTTATGGAAGACGGGAAGGTGTATGAGATAGAAATCAATTTACATGATATTAGTCATGTATTTAAAGATGGGCATAGAATTCGAGTTGCTGTAGCAAGTAGCAATTTCCCACGATTTGACCGAAACTCAAATACTGGCAATCCACTTGGCGTGGATTCAGTGGAAGATTTTGTGATTGCTGAAAATGCAGTTCATATAGGTCCAGACCATCTATCACAAATCACGCTACCAGTCATAAAAAATCAAGAATAA
- a CDS encoding glucose-6-phosphate isomerase codes for MIQLLQTGILNESLIQIEWGNYTQSVAAIHRHLENSNSEMTGWLNSPIENNVELVNSIQQNAYKIKMLADVLVVIGIGGSFLGAKAIQDALTPYFGDCANGIEVVYVGQNMSGAYIRQLLNSLEHKEVYVNIISKSGTTMEPALAFRVLRQYMEKRYGEEAQNRIIVTTDAEKGLLKAIAEKSGYQQFLIPANIGGRYSVLTPVGLLPIAVAGVDIEKLLAGAKQAAIVLKNENLDQNEAYRYAVIRQELYKKGYQIELLASFEPGLTKLHEWWKQLFGESEGKEKKGLFPATVSYSTDLHAIGQFIQDGSPIIFETLLHFKEILCDYHVPFDSENDDQLNYLANYSFNEINAISKQGTAMAHADGGVPIIQLELERLDAYHLGYLIYFFMKACAMSAYLLQVNPFDQPGVEAYKKKMLQLLQE; via the coding sequence ATGATTCAATTACTCCAAACCGGTATTTTAAATGAATCCTTAATTCAAATTGAGTGGGGAAATTATACTCAATCAGTAGCAGCGATTCATCGCCATCTTGAAAATTCAAATAGTGAAATGACAGGCTGGCTAAACTCTCCAATAGAAAATAATGTAGAATTGGTGAACTCGATTCAACAAAACGCATATAAAATTAAAATGTTGGCGGATGTATTAGTAGTTATCGGTATTGGGGGCTCATTTTTAGGTGCAAAAGCCATTCAAGATGCATTAACACCGTATTTTGGTGATTGTGCGAATGGGATTGAAGTTGTCTATGTTGGTCAAAATATGAGCGGTGCTTATATTCGGCAGTTACTCAATAGTCTCGAACATAAAGAAGTATATGTAAATATTATTTCAAAATCTGGTACAACAATGGAGCCGGCGTTAGCCTTTCGTGTTTTGAGACAATATATGGAGAAGCGATATGGAGAAGAAGCGCAAAATCGGATTATCGTGACAACTGATGCTGAAAAGGGATTATTGAAGGCTATAGCAGAAAAATCAGGTTACCAACAATTCTTAATTCCAGCGAATATTGGTGGTCGTTATTCCGTGTTAACACCAGTTGGACTGTTACCAATTGCTGTCGCAGGTGTTGATATTGAAAAGTTACTAGCAGGGGCAAAACAAGCTGCAATAGTTTTAAAGAATGAAAACCTCGACCAAAATGAAGCGTATCGTTATGCAGTAATCCGACAAGAACTTTATAAAAAAGGTTATCAAATTGAACTATTAGCCTCTTTTGAACCAGGGCTTACAAAACTCCATGAATGGTGGAAGCAATTATTCGGTGAAAGTGAAGGGAAAGAAAAAAAAGGATTGTTTCCAGCTACAGTCAGTTATTCAACGGACTTACATGCAATTGGTCAGTTCATACAAGATGGTAGCCCCATTATTTTTGAAACCTTACTTCACTTCAAGGAGATTCTTTGTGATTATCATGTTCCATTTGATAGTGAAAACGATGATCAACTGAATTATCTAGCAAACTATAGCTTTAACGAAATCAATGCCATTTCCAAGCAAGGTACGGCTATGGCCCATGCGGATGGGGGGGTTCCGATCATCCAACTCGAATTAGAGCGGTTGGATGCCTATCATTTAGGGTACCTTATTTATTTTTTCATGAAAGCATGTGCGATGAGCGCTTACCTTTTACAAGTTAATCCTTTTGATCAACCAGGTGTTGAAGCCTATAAAAAGAAAATGCTTCAATTGTTACAAGAATAG
- the rfbB gene encoding dTDP-glucose 4,6-dehydratase: MKKVLVTGGAGFIGGNFIHYLIKQYPHYKIFNLDALTYAGDLTKHVAIETMENYHFIKADITNYQEITQLFEKERFDFVVHFAAESHVDRSIIDPGIFVQTNVLGTQVLLEAARKMGLTKFVHVSTDEVYGELDFDPTTFFTEETPLKPNSPYSASKASSDLLVQAYHHTYGLPMNITRCSNNYGPFHFPEKLIPLTISRVLNNEKVPVYGDGQNIRDWLHVFDHCTAINLVLHEGVNGEVYNIGGHNERTNLQVVNTIIHALGKSDKLIEFVEDRLGHDKRYAIDASKLEQLGWKPKFTFETGIDETIKWYAENIVWIEQINNRDLHMS; encoded by the coding sequence ATGAAAAAAGTATTGGTAACTGGTGGAGCTGGATTTATTGGCGGTAATTTTATTCATTATCTAATAAAACAATACCCTCACTACAAAATTTTTAATTTAGATGCACTGACGTATGCAGGCGATTTAACAAAGCATGTTGCAATAGAAACGATGGAAAATTATCATTTTATAAAGGCGGATATTACAAATTATCAGGAAATCACGCAGTTATTTGAAAAAGAGCGATTTGATTTTGTCGTTCATTTTGCTGCAGAAAGTCATGTGGACCGTTCGATTATAGATCCTGGTATTTTTGTTCAAACGAATGTGCTAGGCACACAAGTGTTATTAGAGGCAGCAAGGAAAATGGGGCTTACAAAATTTGTTCATGTATCAACAGATGAAGTATATGGGGAACTGGATTTTGACCCTACAACCTTTTTTACGGAAGAAACCCCATTAAAACCAAATAGCCCTTATAGTGCAAGTAAGGCATCTTCAGATTTATTGGTGCAAGCTTATCACCACACTTATGGATTACCTATGAATATTACGCGCTGTTCGAATAATTATGGTCCATTTCATTTCCCAGAAAAGTTAATTCCTTTAACAATTAGTCGGGTTTTGAATAATGAAAAGGTTCCTGTTTATGGAGATGGCCAAAACATCCGAGACTGGTTACATGTGTTTGATCATTGCACGGCTATTAATCTAGTATTGCACGAAGGTGTCAATGGTGAGGTTTATAATATTGGTGGTCATAATGAGCGCACGAATTTACAAGTGGTGAATACCATTATTCACGCATTAGGTAAGTCTGATAAATTAATTGAGTTTGTAGAGGATCGTTTAGGACATGATAAACGTTATGCAATTGATGCCTCTAAATTAGAGCAATTAGGGTGGAAGCCAAAGTTTACATTCGAAACAGGCATTGACGAAACAATCAAATGGTATGCAGAGAATATAGTTTGGATTGAGCAAATTAATAATAGGGATCTACACATGTCTTGA
- a CDS encoding 3-oxoacyl-ACP synthase III family protein, with translation MTTIKAIEYHFPTNQIMNDPNNKLTKKIGISSRYIAEKDETASDLAIKAAEKLFDKGIFKKSEIDFLLFCTQAPDYILPTSACIIQEKLKLPTSCGALDFNLGCSGFIYGLSLAKGLIESGQAKNVLLLTADTYSKFIHEHDFSTSVLFGDGAAATLITESSESNNLGPFVFGTDGSGAEELIVYAGGSREPMDTESLLEFEDEKGNIRTRSNLYMNGSEVFNFAMREVPKAIADLVSKENTTLDDYDYFIFHQANKYMLDALRRRIEIDKDKFSIQLNDCGNTVSSTIPIALKREIEQGHIKSGDKILLVGFGVGLSWGACSVRISF, from the coding sequence ATGACCACGATAAAGGCGATAGAATATCACTTTCCAACAAATCAAATTATGAATGATCCAAACAATAAACTAACTAAAAAAATAGGGATTTCATCTAGATACATCGCAGAGAAAGATGAAACTGCCTCAGACTTGGCAATAAAAGCCGCTGAAAAATTGTTTGATAAGGGAATTTTTAAAAAGAGTGAAATTGATTTTTTGCTATTTTGTACGCAAGCCCCAGACTATATTTTACCTACATCGGCATGCATCATTCAGGAAAAATTAAAACTCCCAACTAGTTGTGGTGCACTCGATTTTAATTTAGGCTGTTCTGGTTTTATTTATGGGCTCTCGCTTGCTAAAGGGTTAATTGAAAGCGGGCAAGCAAAGAATGTATTGCTTTTAACAGCAGATACTTACAGTAAATTTATCCATGAACATGATTTCAGCACATCTGTATTATTTGGTGATGGAGCGGCGGCAACTTTAATTACTGAATCTTCGGAGAGTAATAATCTTGGTCCATTTGTATTTGGAACAGATGGTAGTGGTGCAGAAGAGTTAATCGTTTATGCAGGTGGATCTAGAGAGCCCATGGATACTGAATCTTTACTGGAATTTGAAGATGAAAAAGGTAATATTAGAACGCGAAGTAATCTATATATGAATGGATCAGAAGTATTTAATTTTGCTATGCGAGAAGTACCGAAAGCGATTGCTGATTTGGTTAGTAAAGAAAATACAACATTAGATGATTATGATTACTTTATTTTTCACCAAGCGAACAAATATATGTTAGATGCTTTGAGAAGAAGGATAGAAATTGATAAGGATAAATTTTCGATTCAATTGAATGATTGTGGGAATACGGTATCTTCTACAATCCCAATCGCTCTAAAAAGAGAAATCGAACAAGGACATATAAAAAGCGGGGACAAAATTTTATTAGTCGGATTCGGAGTAGGGTTATCTTGGGGCGCTTGCTCAGTAAGAATAAGTTTCTAA